The following coding sequences lie in one Kryptolebias marmoratus isolate JLee-2015 linkage group LG5, ASM164957v2, whole genome shotgun sequence genomic window:
- the tpd52 gene encoding tumor protein D52 isoform X2, which produces MEPLDEYHSPFDFEQGVNTSYLYLSPANSDTPPSSPADETRGPQEHPDSVPELGEDAATSVGPPPPPAMTEEERLELQEELMKVEEEIQTLSQVLAAKERRVADIKRKLGLNPLNELKQNITKTWQDVTTSTAYKRTSETLSQAGMKATAAFSTMGSAISKKLEDVRNAPTFKSFEEKVETLKVTDE; this is translated from the exons ATGGAGCCACTGGACGAGTACCACTCTCCGTTTGACTTCGAGCAGGGAGTCAACACCAGCTACCTCTACCTGTCCCCGGCTAACAGCGACACGCCGCCCAGCTCGCCAGCCGACGAAACCAGAG GTCCCCAGGAGCACCCGGACTCCGTCCCCGAGCTGGGAGAGGATGCAGCGACGTCCGtcggtcctcctcctcctcccgccaTGACAGAGGAAGAGCGTCTGGAGCTACAAGAGGAGCTGATGAAG GTAGAAGAGGAGATCCAGACTCTGTCTCAGGTGCTGGCAGCCAAAGAGCGGCGCGTGGCCGATATAAAGAGGAAGCTGGGCCTGAACCCGCTGAACGAGCTGAAACAGAACATCACCAAAACATGGCAGGATGTCACCACCTCCACCGC CTACAAGAGGACGTCTGAAACGCTGTCTCAGGCCGGCATGAAGGCGACGGCGGCCTTCTCCACCATGGGCTCCGCCATCAGCAAGAAGCTGGAGGACGTCAG GAATGCGCCAACTTTCAAGTCATTTGAGGAGAAAGTTGAGACACTGAAGGTAACGGATGAATAA
- the tpd52 gene encoding tumor protein D52 isoform X3, with the protein MEDADKGPQEHPDSVPELGEDAATSVGPPPPPAMTEEERLELQEELMKVEEEIQTLSQVLAAKERRVADIKRKLGLNPLNELKQNITKTWQDVTTSTAYKRTSETLSQAGMKATAAFSTMGSAISKKLEDVRNAPTFKSFEEKVETLKTKITPTGGPDVPQTSDSLMGEDAPTQDTPMH; encoded by the exons ATGGAGGACGCAGATAAAG GTCCCCAGGAGCACCCGGACTCCGTCCCCGAGCTGGGAGAGGATGCAGCGACGTCCGtcggtcctcctcctcctcccgccaTGACAGAGGAAGAGCGTCTGGAGCTACAAGAGGAGCTGATGAAG GTAGAAGAGGAGATCCAGACTCTGTCTCAGGTGCTGGCAGCCAAAGAGCGGCGCGTGGCCGATATAAAGAGGAAGCTGGGCCTGAACCCGCTGAACGAGCTGAAACAGAACATCACCAAAACATGGCAGGATGTCACCACCTCCACCGC CTACAAGAGGACGTCTGAAACGCTGTCTCAGGCCGGCATGAAGGCGACGGCGGCCTTCTCCACCATGGGCTCCGCCATCAGCAAGAAGCTGGAGGACGTCAG GAATGCGCCAACTTTCAAGTCATTTGAGGAGAAAGTTGAGACACTGAAG ACTAAGATCACCCCCACCGGCGGTCCCGACGTCCCTCAGACCTCTGACTCTTTGATGGGCGAGGACGCCCCCACCCAGGACACGCCGATGCACTGA
- the tpd52 gene encoding tumor protein D52 isoform X1 yields MEPLDEYHSPFDFEQGVNTSYLYLSPANSDTPPSSPADETRGPQEHPDSVPELGEDAATSVGPPPPPAMTEEERLELQEELMKVEEEIQTLSQVLAAKERRVADIKRKLGLNPLNELKQNITKTWQDVTTSTAYKRTSETLSQAGMKATAAFSTMGSAISKKLEDVRNAPTFKSFEEKVETLKTKITPTGGPDVPQTSDSLMGEDAPTQDTPMH; encoded by the exons ATGGAGCCACTGGACGAGTACCACTCTCCGTTTGACTTCGAGCAGGGAGTCAACACCAGCTACCTCTACCTGTCCCCGGCTAACAGCGACACGCCGCCCAGCTCGCCAGCCGACGAAACCAGAG GTCCCCAGGAGCACCCGGACTCCGTCCCCGAGCTGGGAGAGGATGCAGCGACGTCCGtcggtcctcctcctcctcccgccaTGACAGAGGAAGAGCGTCTGGAGCTACAAGAGGAGCTGATGAAG GTAGAAGAGGAGATCCAGACTCTGTCTCAGGTGCTGGCAGCCAAAGAGCGGCGCGTGGCCGATATAAAGAGGAAGCTGGGCCTGAACCCGCTGAACGAGCTGAAACAGAACATCACCAAAACATGGCAGGATGTCACCACCTCCACCGC CTACAAGAGGACGTCTGAAACGCTGTCTCAGGCCGGCATGAAGGCGACGGCGGCCTTCTCCACCATGGGCTCCGCCATCAGCAAGAAGCTGGAGGACGTCAG GAATGCGCCAACTTTCAAGTCATTTGAGGAGAAAGTTGAGACACTGAAG ACTAAGATCACCCCCACCGGCGGTCCCGACGTCCCTCAGACCTCTGACTCTTTGATGGGCGAGGACGCCCCCACCCAGGACACGCCGATGCACTGA